In Chitinophaga sp. HK235, a single window of DNA contains:
- a CDS encoding DUF4876 domain-containing protein, with protein sequence MLFRTKADIKAQWKQYKLPDAGPTEDKTYFSMPKSALEIYDAVEIQPSDLASRVPKRLSVELDAGFSYVPNGKYSSQALLRKTHKTINGRVVLQDTNNSILDFVTIKADPSKNAFTGK encoded by the coding sequence ATGTTGTTCAGAACAAAAGCCGATATCAAAGCACAGTGGAAGCAGTATAAATTACCGGATGCCGGTCCAACAGAAGACAAAACCTATTTCAGCATGCCTAAGTCAGCGTTGGAGATCTATGATGCGGTAGAGATACAGCCTTCCGATCTGGCCAGCCGTGTGCCCAAACGTTTGTCTGTAGAGCTGGATGCCGGCTTTAGTTATGTGCCCAATGGAAAATATTCCAGTCAGGCCCTGCTACGTAAAACGCATAAAACGATTAACGGAAGAGTGGTGTTGCAGGATACCAATAACTCCATTCTGGACTTTGTGACGATCAAGGCTGATCCGTCCAAAAATGCATTTACCGGTAAATAG
- a CDS encoding DUF6850 family outer membrane beta-barrel protein, producing the protein MRTFSLLLFSLMMSAGAFAQQQSAADSIWYYGPALDRYRSSMQSIAAMQRYNVTDAGIVSLKASRETGGFRLSQLPQQHSVITFHSEGIRTLGRFKAYGSFSYSRLSDDSVAWQLQGMPDLDRPYYLAARKAGDFQRQRYQISGRVSYELLPGKVFVGTGVYYLYNTAYRTQDPRPAVKDFELSLSPDIAVNAGRHTLGLTPTWGYTFEKTEISYINKQFQNNFDSVPERRTWMVMGMGYRQPRPGGDNAIRTTSNVAGIMLTDVYSRNEWTIQVSAGYNWRRYRFGSYLESSLNESLWGTYSLEDYQLHAGVYKGQQHSWQLAVKRSVGDDINRYQVNNTAAALNGTNYTYRATTASLHYSFVAPAGRKVTPGMEADISMLSVNKHDYISTQHLQFTMLAPEVAGVLHVNNAHADRFRLKLSAGATLPVQTSAGVSALQLGDMELDVLYHDYYYRRSKALTGGLSAQYMTRRLLKSVPAGISAYMRYTQRLGNESYLFPEIRSVGPFRALYGISLNIYL; encoded by the coding sequence ATGAGAACGTTTTCACTGTTGTTGTTTAGTTTGATGATGTCCGCCGGCGCTTTTGCACAGCAGCAGAGCGCTGCGGACAGTATATGGTATTACGGGCCGGCTTTGGACCGCTACCGATCGTCCATGCAGTCCATCGCGGCGATGCAGCGTTATAACGTGACAGATGCCGGTATCGTTTCTCTGAAAGCAAGCAGAGAAACAGGTGGTTTCCGTTTGTCGCAGCTGCCACAACAACATTCCGTGATCACTTTTCATAGTGAGGGGATCCGGACGCTGGGTCGTTTTAAGGCATATGGTAGCTTTTCATATAGCCGTCTGAGTGATGACTCTGTAGCCTGGCAGTTGCAGGGCATGCCCGACCTTGACAGGCCCTATTACCTCGCCGCCCGTAAGGCAGGGGACTTTCAAAGGCAACGCTATCAGATCAGTGGCAGGGTATCTTATGAACTGCTGCCCGGAAAAGTGTTCGTCGGTACAGGTGTTTATTATCTCTATAATACCGCCTATCGTACACAGGACCCGCGACCGGCAGTGAAGGATTTTGAATTGAGCCTCAGCCCTGATATAGCCGTCAATGCAGGCCGTCATACATTAGGGCTGACGCCAACATGGGGGTATACCTTCGAAAAAACAGAGATTAGTTATATTAACAAGCAGTTTCAGAATAATTTCGATAGTGTGCCTGAACGCCGCACCTGGATGGTAATGGGGATGGGCTACCGGCAGCCAAGACCGGGTGGTGACAATGCTATCCGGACTACTTCCAATGTCGCCGGTATCATGCTGACGGATGTTTATTCCCGGAACGAATGGACCATTCAGGTGAGCGCCGGATACAACTGGCGCCGCTATCGTTTTGGCAGCTATCTGGAAAGTTCTCTGAATGAATCGCTCTGGGGAACCTATTCACTGGAAGATTACCAGCTGCATGCCGGTGTTTACAAAGGACAGCAGCACAGCTGGCAGCTGGCCGTCAAACGGAGTGTAGGAGATGATATCAATCGTTATCAGGTCAATAACACCGCCGCCGCGCTGAATGGTACCAACTATACCTACCGCGCTACGACCGCTTCGCTGCATTATAGTTTTGTAGCGCCCGCCGGCCGAAAAGTCACGCCAGGTATGGAAGCGGATATCAGTATGTTGTCGGTGAACAAACACGATTATATCAGCACGCAGCATCTGCAGTTTACGATGCTTGCGCCCGAAGTAGCAGGGGTATTACATGTAAACAATGCGCATGCAGACCGCTTCCGGCTGAAACTGTCTGCCGGAGCGACTTTGCCGGTACAAACCAGTGCAGGCGTATCTGCATTGCAGCTGGGAGATATGGAGCTGGACGTATTGTACCACGATTATTATTACCGGAGAAGCAAAGCACTGACGGGAGGACTTTCTGCCCAATACATGACCAGGCGATTATTGAAATCTGTCCCCGCAGGCATCAGTGCTTATATGCGTTATACACAGAGACTGGGAAATGAAAGTTATCTTTTCCCGGAAATAAGATCCGTAGGGCCTTTCAGGGCATTGTACGGTATATCATTGAATATCTATTTGTAA